ACATGATACGGAGCGTACTGGGCCAGCCTTAACCCCGGAGCCCATACCAAACGCGACGGATCAGGCACAAGAGCCATGGGTACCCAAAGAGGAGTCCCTGTTTCATCCTTTGCTCATGCTCTTCCTCTTTCTCACCGGGATCTTATTCTTATTTGGGCGTGGGTTGCATGCACTCATGGCGTACTATCCAGAGATGATGGAAAGGGGTAAACGGATCTGGATACGTATGATCGAGGTCTGGGACCGTTTGTATTGGACAGATGAGCAAGATGAACTGGCAGAAGCCATTCCACCCCATGAACCTAAGAATAAACCTGCCTACCCTAATCGGCAGCCCCCTCGCTTTATTCGTCGCGCCATGCAGCAACGCTGGGCTTCGGTTATTGAGGAAGAGAAAACACTGCATGACCAACAAGAGCCTGATCATTGTGATCTAAAGCGCCAAGAAGAACAGGGGGAACCAGGCCCTGCTGTGGTCGCCAACGAAGAACCCATATCCGAACCACCACAAGTCGCCTGTTTAGAACCCCTCGACCAACCAACACCCGAACCAAACACGGCCCCTTTACTGCTCTCAGCCCACCAGCGCCAGGAGCTCGAAGCCCTACCCTTGCCACCCCCCCCTTGTGGCTCAACCACAGATCAAACAACACCAGCCACCGCGACCACCCCCTTTATACCGTTAAACCCAGGGGTGGAGAGTATTGCCAACCATTTTTCAGCCCAAGATCAGACCATGGGCATTACACCACTGGTGGTTGTCGGCATGGGCGGTGCGGGCAAAACACAGCTGGTGAACCATTATGTACACCAAAATGCCCACCAGTTTAGCCATGTTTGGTGGATTGAAGGGTGTGACAGCCAAGGCTGTTTACAGGGGTTAATTAAGCTGGAAGAAAAATTGGATGCCAGTTTTGCTAATCAGGAAACCGCGCAACCGGCGGGCTTAGCCCTCCAATCGAATCAGGATATGAGTGATCAGGAGAGACTACAAACCATTGCCAACCGTGTGATCCAGCGTTTGATTAGCCGCCACGACTGGCTCTTGGTAATCGATAACGTTAGCCACCCGAGCATGCTCGAGCCTATACTGAGTCAACTTCGCCACCACCACCTACTTATCACTTCACGATATATGGATTGGTCCGGCTGGGCTGCGACATTGGACCTACATCTACCTGAAGCGGAATCCTGCGCCCAGTGGTTACAAGAACGGACCGGCAAACAGGATGGTGAAGCGGCCAACCGCTTGGTTTCCCGTGTTGGCTGCCTTCCTTTAGCCCTGGAGCAGTTAGCGATCTTTACACAAAAAGCCAAACTCTCCTTGCAGGCTGCATTAGCCTATTTGGACCGCTATGGTATTACGGTATTGGAGAAGGGCCTTCTACCCAGCAGTTATTACCCCAACCCCATTACCACCACATGGCAACGTACGCTTGATCGGATAAAAGGGGAAAATCCCCTGGCTCGGACACTGTTGGATTTTATCGTCCTGCTGCCAGATAATCAGCTACGCCGAGACCTGTTACCCAAACAAGCGGCCCTATTACCCAACCCTTTAACCAAACAGGTTGATGATGCTTTGGCGATGCTGGAAGCCTGGGAACTGCTTGATCATTATGCTTTAATTGACTTGCAGGTTGACCGTATTGAACTGCACCCCATGGTAAAAGCCAGTATACGAAACAGCATGTCCCCCACCCGCCGTAAACACTGGACACCCAGGGCCATACAACTACACCGCATGAACCAACCCCAGAGCAACCGCCAGGTGCTACCCTACCGTTTGGTTCAGGAGTAAAACATGGCCAGGGTGCAACATCATTCACCCCATGTGCGCCATCACAAGCGCCATAGGCCCAGCTATAACGATCACCATCGTACCCACCGTACCCACCGCTGGGCCACCATCCCTCTACTGCTGGCCATCGGCCTGCTTTTTTTACTGCTTTGGTTATTTACCCCAACACATGGGGCCACACAGACCCTTAAACAGCCCCTCACGGTTGATCCAGATTGGCAGAAGATCTATTTAAAATGGGATCTGGAAAAACTACGTCAAGATGCCAAAAACAGCCAAGCTGAAGCCATGAATAACCTGGGGGTACTCCATGAACAGGGTATTCGTGTTAAAAAAAGCCGGGCCCTCGCCGCCAGTTGGTACCGACGAGCGGCCAAAAAAGGTCATGCCAAAGCACAAAATAATCTCGCGGTTCTGTTAATACACAACACCGATCAACCCATATGTGATGAAGCACGCTTGTGGCTCAACAAAGCCGCCGCCCAAGACTACCCCGACGCGCTGTATAATTTAGGCTCGCTCTATTTAAATGGACTCTGTTTTAAAACCAATGCACACACTGCCATTGATTGGTTTAAACGGGCTTCTATTGCGGGCTCTGCCGAAAGTGCCAACATGTTGGGCATTATTTATGAAACAGGTCGGGGTGTTGCCCGCTACCCCAAGTTAGCACTCTCCTGGTACCGCAATGCCGCCTTAAAGGATTATGCCGATGCTCAGGTCAATCTGGCCCGCATGCATTTAAAAGGTCTGGGCACCAAAAAAGACCCTTTTATGGCCATTTCATGGTTTAAAAAAGCAGCCAAACAGGGACACACCAAGGCCCAACTTAATCTTGGGGTGTTGTTGCTTAAGTATACTGAAGGACTGGAACAGCAGGCTGAGGCCCGTCAGTGGTTAACCCAATCAGCCCAAGCCGGCAACCCCCAAGCACAACATAACCTGGCCCTTATGCTTAAACAGGGGCTGGGCGGGGAAAAAGACCCCGCTGCTGCTCGAAAATGGCTAAAAAAGGCTGGGGATCATGGCATTGCCCAAAGCCAGGTACTGTTAGCCCTGGAATTAAACAAACACCGTCTGGGTAACCCAAAAACCACCACCAAACTGTTAATGGAAGCCGCCCAAGCAGAGCACCCCGAAGCACAATATCTACTTGGATTGGGCATGATCCAAGGACGACTGCACCCAAACACAGACCGTACCCATATGGACTGGTTACGCGCTGCCGCCATGCAAGGGCACCTGCGGGCTATGAACGATTTGGGGGTTGCTTATCATCAAGGTATACGGATTAAAAAAGATCTTCAAAAAGCGATTGACTGGTATCGGCGCGCCGCCAAACAGGGGCTTTTAAATGCCCAGTTTAATCTGGCCATGCTTTTTTTAACCGAAGCGAGCTACCAACATGAAACCCAAGAGATGGTGACTTGGGCTTCCGATGCTGCTCAGGCGGGTCATGTGGGTGCCATGCATTTAATGGGGCTGTTACACCATGCCGGGCGTAACCTACCTTCGAATGTGGAAAAAGCCTTTGACTGGTTAAAAAAAGCGGAACAAGGGGGACTTGATCTGGCGGACTTAAGCCTTGGCAACTGTGCCATGTTATGGAAAAAACCTGATCTTGCTAAGCGCTACCAACCCTTTGCAGAGGCTGGCCTTGCTTTGGCTCA
This genomic window from Magnetococcus sp. PR-3 contains:
- a CDS encoding NB-ARC domain-containing protein → MGIGHIQASALFAVLLCLHSPIVWADAPTNHAFIPQWSSDPFGALPLSGEEATPAVKAPVPPQATHDKPALLSTQQRPAPQAMRRRVAETSVTAIKAEPKHLVQSATTEVDVQPKRTVETAATEVDVKPKRAVQTETIEVNRTPVSPVDLGSLVETLKPYGYTLRTQPQRYAHPPKRRATALSNSVIEEQSLPTEASQQASISSQTVVPSEVYLPPSEPLKTAQLSEKKLREPKPQQTMVPPAPPRSHQPELEKQTAAVTPAAQRTSNRKVDLPLHLKGITTPHDTERTGPALTPEPIPNATDQAQEPWVPKEESLFHPLLMLFLFLTGILFLFGRGLHALMAYYPEMMERGKRIWIRMIEVWDRLYWTDEQDELAEAIPPHEPKNKPAYPNRQPPRFIRRAMQQRWASVIEEEKTLHDQQEPDHCDLKRQEEQGEPGPAVVANEEPISEPPQVACLEPLDQPTPEPNTAPLLLSAHQRQELEALPLPPPPCGSTTDQTTPATATTPFIPLNPGVESIANHFSAQDQTMGITPLVVVGMGGAGKTQLVNHYVHQNAHQFSHVWWIEGCDSQGCLQGLIKLEEKLDASFANQETAQPAGLALQSNQDMSDQERLQTIANRVIQRLISRHDWLLVIDNVSHPSMLEPILSQLRHHHLLITSRYMDWSGWAATLDLHLPEAESCAQWLQERTGKQDGEAANRLVSRVGCLPLALEQLAIFTQKAKLSLQAALAYLDRYGITVLEKGLLPSSYYPNPITTTWQRTLDRIKGENPLARTLLDFIVLLPDNQLRRDLLPKQAALLPNPLTKQVDDALAMLEAWELLDHYALIDLQVDRIELHPMVKASIRNSMSPTRRKHWTPRAIQLHRMNQPQSNRQVLPYRLVQE
- a CDS encoding SEL1-like repeat protein — protein: MARVQHHSPHVRHHKRHRPSYNDHHRTHRTHRWATIPLLLAIGLLFLLLWLFTPTHGATQTLKQPLTVDPDWQKIYLKWDLEKLRQDAKNSQAEAMNNLGVLHEQGIRVKKSRALAASWYRRAAKKGHAKAQNNLAVLLIHNTDQPICDEARLWLNKAAAQDYPDALYNLGSLYLNGLCFKTNAHTAIDWFKRASIAGSAESANMLGIIYETGRGVARYPKLALSWYRNAALKDYADAQVNLARMHLKGLGTKKDPFMAISWFKKAAKQGHTKAQLNLGVLLLKYTEGLEQQAEARQWLTQSAQAGNPQAQHNLALMLKQGLGGEKDPAAARKWLKKAGDHGIAQSQVLLALELNKHRLGNPKTTTKLLMEAAQAEHPEAQYLLGLGMIQGRLHPNTDRTHMDWLRAAAMQGHLRAMNDLGVAYHQGIRIKKDLQKAIDWYRRAAKQGLLNAQFNLAMLFLTEASYQHETQEMVTWASDAAQAGHVGAMHLMGLLHHAGRNLPSNVEKAFDWLKKAEQGGLDLADLSLGNCAMLWKKPDLAKRYQPFAEAGLALAQYRLGVCRLHQANPERDANRARYWLTMAAEKGLADAQNDLGLIYHMGVGIQPDYQKAAHWYQQAIKRGHNKAVLNLSALPKP